In Sebaldella termitidis ATCC 33386, one DNA window encodes the following:
- the hemA gene encoding glutamyl-tRNA reductase: MNNMKAENFYIISFSYKSLNLEEREEFVRTGYKNIMEEYFQRKEIKGYTALETCLRVELYLETGENFDIDMFLERMNASNTRIYRGKDAVKYLLTVICGLDSVIKGEDQILSQIKKTYLEYMENNKTSALLNIIFNKAVETGKKFRSVSGISRKNLSLDSIAVKFIKSKFSNLEDKNIFIIGVGELSQEILAILHKINNDKITMTNRSRKKSIEVQKLFCGVMTAEFDEKYKVVKNSDIIISATSAPHLVLKESFMKEILADGKERFFLDLAVPRDIDTELKKYNNVTLYHLEDIWDEYNKNIDRRNNIADEYYYIIEEQMEKLGKKLMSRYQRN, from the coding sequence ATGAATAACATGAAAGCAGAAAATTTTTATATTATAAGTTTCAGCTATAAAAGCCTGAATCTTGAGGAACGGGAAGAGTTCGTCAGAACCGGCTATAAAAATATAATGGAAGAGTATTTTCAGAGAAAAGAAATAAAAGGATATACTGCTCTGGAGACATGTCTGCGTGTGGAGCTTTATCTGGAAACAGGAGAAAACTTTGATATTGATATGTTTCTGGAGAGAATGAATGCTTCAAATACGAGGATTTACAGAGGGAAAGATGCGGTAAAGTATCTTCTTACGGTTATCTGCGGTCTGGATTCTGTTATAAAAGGCGAGGATCAGATATTATCACAGATAAAAAAAACATATCTTGAATATATGGAAAATAATAAAACTTCTGCACTGCTGAATATTATTTTTAATAAAGCAGTAGAAACCGGAAAAAAATTTAGAAGCGTAAGCGGAATAAGCAGAAAAAATCTTTCTCTGGATTCTATAGCGGTGAAATTTATAAAATCAAAATTTTCCAATCTTGAAGATAAAAATATCTTTATAATCGGGGTAGGAGAACTAAGCCAGGAAATACTTGCCATACTTCACAAGATAAATAATGACAAAATAACCATGACAAACAGAAGCAGAAAGAAGTCAATAGAAGTACAGAAGCTGTTTTGCGGAGTTATGACAGCAGAATTTGATGAAAAATATAAAGTGGTAAAAAACAGCGATATTATTATTAGTGCTACATCAGCACCGCATCTGGTACTCAAGGAAAGCTTCATGAAAGAAATACTTGCCGACGGGAAAGAAAGATTTTTTCTTGATCTTGCAGTACCGAGAGATATTGATACCGAACTGAAAAAATATAATAATGTGACCTTATATCATCTTGAAGACATATGGGATGAGTATAATAAAAATATAGACAGAAGAAATAATATAGCCGACGAATATTACTATATAATCGAGGAACAGATGGAAAAGCTCGGAAAAAAACTTATGAGCAGATACCAGAGAAATTAA
- the hemC gene encoding hydroxymethylbilane synthase yields the protein MRKIVMGTRGSVLAVAQAETVKKMLIEKIPGLTVEIKKIVTSGDRDQTTNWGGDSSLKSMFVKEIERELLEGTIDFAVHSMKDMPQISPEGLINACFPIREDNRDVLVSKNNTVFSEMPSGSVIGTSSLRRKSAVTELYPEMEIKPIRGNIHTRLGKLDSGEYDGIILAAAGLIRTGLESRISEYIDPEKMPPAPAQGILCVQCRENNMEILEILKEIDDRETRIICEAEREFSRIFDGGCHTPMGCFAVIKEEEIFLKGMFCSGEKMYFGEAGGSIEKPKEAAQKLAEIIRRQINE from the coding sequence ATGAGAAAAATAGTAATGGGGACAAGGGGAAGTGTTCTAGCAGTGGCTCAGGCAGAAACCGTAAAGAAAATGCTTATTGAAAAAATTCCCGGTCTTACAGTAGAAATAAAAAAAATAGTGACGAGCGGAGACAGGGATCAAACTACAAACTGGGGAGGAGATTCTTCTCTGAAAAGTATGTTCGTAAAAGAGATAGAGAGAGAGCTTCTTGAGGGAACGATAGACTTTGCTGTTCATTCGATGAAGGATATGCCGCAGATATCGCCTGAAGGACTTATAAATGCCTGTTTTCCCATAAGGGAGGATAACAGGGACGTGCTTGTATCAAAGAATAATACTGTTTTTTCAGAAATGCCGTCCGGTTCGGTAATAGGTACAAGCAGTCTCAGAAGAAAGTCTGCAGTAACAGAGCTGTATCCTGAAATGGAGATAAAGCCCATAAGAGGAAATATTCATACAAGACTGGGAAAGCTGGATTCAGGTGAATATGACGGAATTATACTTGCGGCTGCAGGGCTTATAAGAACAGGACTTGAAAGCAGAATAAGTGAATATATAGATCCTGAAAAAATGCCGCCCGCACCTGCGCAGGGCATTTTATGCGTACAGTGCAGGGAAAATAATATGGAAATATTGGAAATACTAAAGGAGATAGATGACAGGGAAACACGTATAATCTGTGAGGCAGAAAGAGAATTCTCCAGAATATTTGACGGGGGATGTCATACTCCGATGGGTTGTTTTGCAGTGATAAAGGAAGAGGAAATATTCTTAAAGGGCATGTTTTGCTCCGGTGAAAAAATGTATTTTGGAGAAGCAGGGGGAAGTATAGAAAAACCTAAGGAAGCAGCACAAAAACTGGCGGAAATAATCAGGAGGCAGATAAATGAGTAA
- the cobA gene encoding uroporphyrinogen-III C-methyltransferase has translation MSNGKVYIAGAGCGDPGLITVKLKKALENADCIVYDRLVGSAVLNYAGKNAELVYFGKENTEGGLIQEEINRILVKKAKEGKNTVRLKGGDPFVFGRGGEEILELVNEGIEFELIPGITSAVAVPEYAGIPVSHRGINTSFHIFTGHTQKDGSWPNLEAAARLEGTLIFLMGVKNLGRISQELIKYGKDKGTPAAVIEKGSTAKQRVTQGTLQDIEKICIERNVESPAVIIIGEVVKLREKMKWFEEKEFFGKTVLVTRNQEQVHSLSEKINEAGGSALELPFINIRYNDFELPDFKDYKAVLFNSANAVRGLFAGIKDLRVLGDIKIGAVGIKTLEEIEKNKIIPDFFPKEYKIEKLAEIAVEFTGENDRILVVTSDISPFDESAYSEKHSRTFQALKVYNTEKIIRDKTEVEDYINKSDILTFLSSSTFEAFMESIKSDKKLLEGKVIASIGPVTSDTIRKYGVNVDIEAKSYTAEGLLEMIGKFEISFKN, from the coding sequence ATGAGTAATGGGAAGGTATATATAGCAGGAGCAGGATGTGGAGATCCTGGGCTGATAACAGTAAAGCTGAAAAAAGCTTTGGAAAATGCTGACTGTATTGTGTATGACAGACTGGTAGGAAGTGCGGTTCTGAATTATGCAGGGAAAAATGCCGAGCTTGTTTATTTTGGCAAGGAGAATACAGAGGGCGGGCTTATACAGGAAGAGATAAACAGGATTCTTGTGAAAAAGGCTAAAGAAGGAAAAAATACCGTAAGGCTGAAAGGCGGCGATCCTTTTGTCTTCGGAAGAGGCGGAGAGGAGATACTGGAGCTTGTAAATGAAGGGATTGAATTCGAGCTTATTCCGGGTATTACTTCGGCGGTAGCTGTCCCTGAATATGCGGGAATTCCCGTGAGCCACAGAGGGATTAATACGTCTTTTCATATATTCACAGGACATACGCAGAAAGACGGCAGCTGGCCGAATCTTGAAGCAGCAGCAAGACTCGAAGGCACACTTATATTTCTTATGGGTGTAAAGAATCTGGGACGAATATCACAGGAACTTATAAAATACGGTAAGGATAAAGGTACACCTGCCGCTGTGATAGAAAAAGGCTCTACTGCGAAACAGAGAGTAACACAGGGAACACTGCAGGACATAGAAAAAATATGTATTGAGCGAAACGTAGAATCACCTGCTGTTATTATAATAGGTGAAGTAGTGAAGCTGAGGGAAAAAATGAAATGGTTTGAGGAAAAGGAATTTTTCGGGAAAACTGTTTTGGTAACAAGAAATCAGGAACAGGTGCACTCACTTTCCGAAAAAATAAATGAAGCAGGCGGGAGTGCTTTGGAGCTGCCCTTTATAAATATAAGGTATAATGATTTTGAACTGCCTGATTTTAAGGATTATAAAGCAGTGCTGTTTAACAGTGCAAATGCTGTAAGGGGATTATTCGCCGGGATAAAAGATCTGAGGGTTTTAGGAGATATAAAAATCGGTGCAGTAGGAATAAAAACTCTTGAAGAGATCGAGAAAAACAAGATTATACCGGATTTTTTTCCAAAAGAGTATAAAATAGAAAAACTTGCTGAAATAGCAGTGGAATTTACGGGAGAAAATGACAGGATACTTGTGGTAACCTCGGATATTTCACCTTTTGATGAATCGGCTTATTCCGAAAAGCACAGCAGAACTTTTCAGGCATTAAAAGTATATAATACGGAAAAGATCATAAGGGATAAAACAGAAGTGGAGGATTATATAAATAAAAGTGATATTCTTACTTTCCTGAGTTCTTCAACATTTGAAGCGTTTATGGAAAGCATAAAGTCTGATAAAAAGCTTCTTGAAGGAAAAGTAATAGCTTCAATAGGACCTGTTACAAGCGATACTATCAGAAAATACGGTGTAAATGTGGATATAGAAGCCAAAAGCTATACAGCTGAAGGACTTTTGGAGATGATCGGAAAATTTGAAATATCTTTTAAAAATTGA
- the hemL gene encoding glutamate-1-semialdehyde 2,1-aminomutase, whose product MNIKKSGEIFERSQKSIPGGVNSPVRAFKSVDRQYPIFIETAKGSRLYDVDGNEYTDCIGSWGPMLLGHNNERVLEAVKKSLDEGTSFGLPTEKEVELAELIKECYPSIDKVRLTTSGTEAAMAAVRLARAYTQKNKIIKFEGCYHGHSDSLMVKAGSGLLTFGHQDSNGITEGVMKDTITLPFGNSEKLIEILDSEEEAACIILEPVPANMGLIIPEEGFLKLLREKCTEKNIVLIFDEVISGFRVSLGGAQELFNITPDLTVLGKIIGGGFPVGAFGGKKEIMDMVAPVGNVYHAGTLSGNPVSVSAGLETINILKENREIYNTLEKRTKELVLRIEELIEKYNIKATVNHIGSLYTIFFSDKKVENLEDAMATDDKAYNTYFSSMLEDGIIVPPSKYEAHFISWAHNNEDFEKLIAGVEKSFIAINQNSGR is encoded by the coding sequence ATGAATATAAAAAAATCGGGTGAAATATTTGAAAGATCTCAGAAGTCAATACCGGGAGGAGTAAACAGTCCTGTGAGAGCCTTCAAATCTGTGGACAGACAATACCCCATATTTATAGAAACAGCTAAAGGAAGCAGGCTTTATGATGTGGACGGCAATGAATACACTGACTGTATCGGATCATGGGGACCAATGCTTCTGGGACATAATAATGAAAGAGTGCTTGAAGCTGTAAAAAAGAGTCTTGATGAAGGGACATCCTTTGGTCTGCCTACGGAAAAAGAAGTGGAGCTTGCCGAACTTATAAAAGAATGTTATCCGTCAATAGATAAAGTAAGACTGACTACGTCAGGGACAGAAGCAGCAATGGCAGCAGTGCGTCTTGCCAGGGCATATACCCAGAAAAATAAGATAATAAAATTCGAGGGCTGCTATCACGGACATTCGGATTCTCTAATGGTAAAAGCAGGCTCGGGGCTACTGACTTTTGGTCATCAGGACAGCAATGGGATAACAGAGGGTGTTATGAAAGATACTATAACACTTCCTTTCGGTAACAGTGAAAAGCTTATTGAAATACTGGATTCAGAAGAAGAGGCCGCTTGTATTATTCTTGAGCCGGTACCGGCTAATATGGGACTGATAATACCGGAAGAAGGTTTTCTGAAGTTATTAAGAGAAAAATGTACGGAAAAAAATATAGTTTTGATTTTTGATGAGGTAATAAGCGGTTTCAGAGTATCGCTGGGAGGAGCACAGGAATTATTTAATATTACTCCTGATCTGACTGTACTGGGTAAAATCATAGGCGGAGGCTTCCCGGTGGGGGCATTCGGCGGGAAAAAAGAGATAATGGATATGGTGGCTCCTGTAGGAAATGTGTATCATGCGGGAACTTTGTCAGGAAATCCTGTTTCTGTAAGTGCAGGGCTTGAAACTATAAATATACTGAAAGAAAACAGGGAGATTTATAATACTCTGGAAAAAAGAACAAAGGAGCTTGTGTTAAGAATAGAAGAGCTTATAGAAAAATATAATATAAAAGCCACTGTAAATCATATTGGAAGTCTTTATACGATATTTTTCTCTGATAAAAAGGTAGAAAACCTTGAAGATGCAATGGCTACAGATGATAAGGCATATAATACTTATTTTTCTTCTATGCTTGAAGACGGAATAATAGTTCCTCCTTCAAAATATGAGGCACATTTTATTTCATGGGCACATAATAATGAGGATTTTGAAAAACTTATTGCGGGAGTGGAAAAAAGCTTTATTGCAATAAATCAGAATTCAGGCCGTTAG
- the cobT gene encoding nicotinate-nucleotide--dimethylbenzimidazole phosphoribosyltransferase, translating into MEILKKTIEGIEKINRESMNSKEKELNSLLKTPRGLGKMEDLAIQLEGIKENYTPDKKIVLVMAADNGVEAEKVSASKRVITQYVVEAMLSGNSSVNSLAVSFGADVKVVDLGIDSEKDFFGIINRKIMKNGTRNIRRESAMTREEAVKAIETGIEIVDELAEKGYNLFALGEMGIGNTTTSSAVLNVLTDIPLEEIVGRGSGINDQTLEHKKNVVKESIKINDPDKTDPLDVLAKVGGLDIAAMTGAFLGCAKNRIPVVIDGLISGVSALLAYKLAENSRDYMIPSHLSEEPGMKWLMKEMDLEPVFLMNMKLGEGSGAVLMFPFVEAACKITKDVRLYPDV; encoded by the coding sequence ATGGAGATATTAAAGAAAACCATAGAGGGTATAGAGAAAATCAACAGGGAAAGTATGAACAGCAAAGAAAAAGAACTGAATTCCCTGCTAAAAACCCCGAGAGGTCTGGGAAAAATGGAGGATCTGGCAATACAGCTGGAAGGAATAAAGGAGAATTACACTCCGGATAAAAAAATAGTCTTGGTTATGGCCGCTGATAACGGTGTGGAGGCTGAAAAAGTAAGTGCTTCCAAGAGAGTAATAACCCAGTATGTGGTAGAAGCAATGCTGAGCGGTAATTCTTCTGTTAATTCTCTGGCAGTTTCGTTCGGGGCTGATGTAAAGGTAGTAGACTTGGGAATTGATTCCGAAAAAGATTTTTTTGGAATAATTAACAGAAAAATTATGAAGAACGGTACAAGGAATATAAGACGCGAAAGCGCAATGACAAGGGAAGAAGCAGTAAAGGCCATAGAAACAGGTATAGAAATAGTTGATGAGCTGGCAGAAAAAGGGTATAATCTTTTTGCACTTGGTGAAATGGGCATAGGGAATACAACTACAAGCAGTGCGGTATTAAATGTACTTACAGATATACCTCTTGAGGAAATAGTCGGAAGAGGAAGCGGAATAAATGATCAGACACTGGAGCATAAAAAAAATGTAGTAAAAGAATCAATAAAAATAAATGATCCTGATAAAACAGATCCTCTTGATGTACTGGCAAAGGTGGGCGGGCTGGATATTGCAGCTATGACCGGAGCATTTCTGGGCTGTGCCAAAAACAGGATTCCGGTAGTAATAGACGGATTGATATCGGGGGTATCGGCTCTTCTCGCTTATAAGCTCGCAGAAAATTCAAGAGATTATATGATTCCTTCTCATTTGAGCGAAGAACCGGGAATGAAGTGGCTGATGAAAGAAATGGATCTCGAGCCTGTATTTCTCATGAATATGAAGCTCGGGGAAGGCAGCGGTGCGGTACTGATGTTTCCGTTTGTGGAAGCGGCCTGCAAAATTACAAAAGATGTGAGGTTATATCCTGATGTGTAA
- a CDS encoding histidine phosphatase family protein: MCKDEQLNIYFVRHGETLWNKEEKIQGELDSPLTLNGIEDIQKLAENLGQIKFDEVYSSELGRAYETALILSNGRHRIKRMKEFNEKNFGDWQGMEIKEIYRKYPVQAEFYFNDIKNYNSKEINAESLEHALRRFVSGVKKIEKSVRNGNVLVVSHGTILKLFFNYIDNKDINELNEKDLMENTSFRVLQYCGRNMVQNSRPAEKILSSNKT, translated from the coding sequence ATGTGTAAAGACGAACAGCTGAACATATACTTTGTGAGACATGGTGAAACTCTTTGGAACAAAGAGGAGAAAATTCAGGGTGAGCTGGATTCGCCTCTGACACTCAATGGAATAGAAGATATACAAAAGCTTGCGGAAAATCTCGGACAGATAAAATTTGACGAAGTCTACAGCAGTGAGCTGGGAAGAGCATATGAAACAGCTTTGATATTAAGTAACGGCAGACACAGAATAAAGCGCATGAAAGAATTTAATGAAAAAAATTTCGGAGACTGGCAGGGAATGGAAATCAAGGAAATTTACAGAAAATACCCTGTACAGGCAGAATTTTATTTTAATGATATAAAAAATTATAACAGCAAGGAGATAAATGCTGAAAGTCTGGAGCATGCACTGAGAAGATTTGTCTCGGGAGTAAAAAAAATAGAAAAGTCCGTAAGAAATGGAAATGTGCTGGTAGTATCACACGGGACGATCCTGAAGCTTTTCTTTAATTATATTGATAATAAAGACATAAATGAGCTGAACGAAAAAGATCTTATGGAAAATACGAGCTTTAGGGTATTGCAGTACTGCGGAAGAAATATGGTTCAGAATTCCCGACCGGCAGAGAAAATATTAAGCAGTAATAAGACATGA
- the hemB gene encoding porphobilinogen synthase, translating into MFKRHRRLRVNKNMRNLVRDVYLDADDLVYPLFIEEGTDIKSEIPSMPGIYRYSVDRLKEELDEVQSLGIKTLLLFGIPKHKDNTASEAYNEHGIVQEAVRYIKKEYPDFLVITDVCNCEYTDHGHCGILDENGYVLNDVTLELLGKTAVSHAKAGADIIAPSDMMDGRIEKIREELDKNGFENIPVMSYAVKFSSAFYGPFRDAADSAPKFGDRKSYQMDYRAEFDVLSEACEDIKQGADMIIVKPALAYLDLIAKIKRECNVPIVAYSVSGEYSMVKAAAQNGWIDEKGVVMEKIYAMKRAGAGIIITYYAKDIAEWLREEKK; encoded by the coding sequence ATGTTTAAAAGACACAGAAGGCTCAGAGTAAATAAAAATATGAGAAATCTGGTAAGAGATGTGTATCTGGATGCGGATGACCTTGTATATCCGCTGTTTATAGAAGAAGGAACTGATATAAAAAGTGAGATTCCTTCTATGCCCGGTATATACAGATATTCTGTGGACAGGCTGAAAGAGGAGCTTGACGAGGTACAGTCTTTGGGAATAAAGACGCTTCTCCTTTTCGGAATTCCAAAGCATAAGGATAATACTGCAAGCGAAGCATATAATGAGCATGGAATAGTACAGGAGGCTGTAAGGTATATAAAAAAAGAATATCCTGATTTTCTTGTAATAACAGATGTATGCAACTGTGAGTATACAGATCACGGGCATTGCGGAATACTGGACGAAAATGGTTATGTATTAAATGATGTAACACTGGAGCTTCTGGGGAAAACAGCAGTTTCTCATGCTAAGGCAGGTGCGGATATCATAGCTCCTTCGGATATGATGGACGGAAGAATAGAGAAAATAAGAGAAGAGCTGGATAAAAACGGTTTTGAAAATATACCTGTAATGTCTTATGCAGTAAAGTTTTCATCGGCTTTTTACGGACCGTTCAGAGATGCAGCAGATTCAGCGCCGAAATTTGGTGACAGAAAATCCTATCAGATGGATTACAGGGCAGAATTTGACGTGTTAAGCGAAGCCTGCGAGGATATAAAGCAGGGAGCAGATATGATAATAGTAAAGCCTGCTCTGGCATACCTTGATTTAATCGCAAAAATAAAAAGAGAATGTAATGTACCTATAGTGGCATACAGCGTGAGCGGTGAGTATTCAATGGTAAAGGCAGCGGCACAAAACGGCTGGATAGATGAAAAAGGCGTGGTAATGGAAAAGATATATGCTATGAAGAGGGCAGGGGCAGGTATTATAATTACATATTATGCAAAAGACATAGCAGAATGGCTCAGAGAGGAAAAAAAATGA
- a CDS encoding cobalt-precorrin-6A reductase — MIWLVAGTKDARVIADKLLLKGTDRLLASTATEYGGKLFNDSRIEVTVKKLEYEDMKKLIAEKNIDVIVDASHPYAANVSRNVMKAAEDTGASYFRFERKMLDYKGAKRFSSLDEIVRYIKTAYKNENILSTLGSNNLPEIKSISEENNLYIRILPIVSSVEKAESLGFLPGKIIAVQGPFSKNLNKVILEDYKIKALITKESGETGGEAEKIEACIETDTEILVLERPKISYINCFENIEELVNRILNK; from the coding sequence ATGATCTGGCTGGTGGCGGGTACTAAAGATGCAAGAGTCATTGCTGATAAGCTTCTTCTAAAGGGGACTGACAGGCTTTTGGCAAGTACTGCTACGGAATACGGAGGTAAGCTTTTTAATGACAGCAGAATTGAAGTGACTGTTAAGAAGCTGGAGTATGAGGATATGAAAAAGCTTATAGCTGAAAAAAATATAGATGTTATAGTAGATGCAAGCCATCCGTATGCTGCAAATGTGAGCAGAAATGTAATGAAAGCAGCAGAAGATACTGGAGCTTCATATTTCAGATTTGAGAGAAAAATGCTGGATTATAAAGGAGCGAAAAGATTTTCTTCGCTGGATGAAATAGTAAGATACATAAAAACAGCTTATAAAAATGAAAACATATTAAGTACTCTCGGCAGTAATAATCTTCCAGAAATAAAGTCTATCAGTGAGGAAAATAATCTCTATATAAGAATACTGCCTATAGTTTCTTCAGTAGAAAAAGCCGAAAGTCTGGGCTTTCTTCCGGGGAAAATAATAGCTGTGCAGGGGCCTTTCAGTAAGAACCTTAATAAAGTTATTCTGGAGGATTATAAAATAAAAGCTTTGATAACCAAGGAGAGCGGTGAAACAGGCGGGGAAGCAGAGAAAATAGAAGCATGTATTGAAACAGACACAGAAATTTTGGTTCTGGAAAGACCGAAAATCAGCTATATTAATTGCTTTGAGAATATAGAGGAATTAGTAAACAGAATTTTGAATAAATAA
- the pduB gene encoding propanediol utilization microcompartment protein PduB, with amino-acid sequence MAGIGVTEFVGVARGDTIGLVIANVDDEVRKAMNVETKYRSIGIVGARTGAGPHIFAADEAVKATNAEIVSIELPRDTKGGGGHGNLIIFGADDVSDVRRAVEVCLGELERTFGDVYGNEAGHLEFQYTARASHAVAKAFGAPVGKAFGITVGSPAAIGVVMADNAVKAATVDVVGYSSPGHGTSYSNEVILSISGDSGAVKQAIISAREIGLKLLAQLGAEPVSDTKPYI; translated from the coding sequence ATGGCAGGAATAGGAGTAACCGAATTTGTAGGTGTTGCCAGAGGCGATACCATAGGATTGGTAATAGCTAATGTAGATGATGAGGTAAGGAAAGCCATGAATGTCGAAACTAAATACCGTTCAATCGGGATAGTAGGGGCAAGAACAGGAGCCGGACCTCATATTTTTGCTGCAGACGAAGCAGTAAAGGCAACGAATGCCGAAATAGTGAGCATAGAATTGCCGAGAGATACCAAAGGAGGAGGCGGACACGGGAACCTGATTATTTTCGGGGCAGATGATGTATCTGATGTAAGAAGGGCTGTGGAAGTGTGTCTTGGGGAACTGGAACGTACCTTTGGAGATGTATACGGAAATGAAGCAGGACATCTGGAATTTCAGTATACAGCAAGAGCAAGCCATGCAGTGGCAAAGGCATTCGGTGCACCAGTAGGAAAGGCATTTGGAATAACAGTAGGAAGCCCTGCTGCTATAGGTGTAGTAATGGCGGATAATGCTGTCAAAGCTGCCACAGTAGATGTAGTGGGATACTCTTCGCCTGGTCACGGGACAAGCTACAGTAACGAGGTAATTCTAAGTATCAGCGGAGATTCCGGAGCTGTAAAGCAGGCGATAATATCAGCAAGAGAGATCGGGTTAAAGCTTTTGGCACAGCTCGGAGCAGAGCCTGTAAGCGATACAAAGCCGTATATCTGA
- a CDS encoding propanediol/glycerol family dehydratase large subunit, translated as MKSKRFEVLRNRPVNQDGFVAEWPEVGFIAMNGPNDPKPGVKVQNGEIVELDGKRKEDFDSIDMFIAKYSINIEKAEEVMKMDSQKLANMLCDPNVPRTKLIEITTAMTPGKIVEVLGHMNVLEMMMALQKMRARKTPANQCHVTSVKDNPVQIAAEAAEAAVRGFAEEETTVGIARYAPFNALGLLIGSQVGRGGILTQCALEEATELLLGMRGLTSYAETISVYGTEDVFTDGDDTPWSKSFLASAYASRGLKMRFTSGTGSEVQMGYAEGKSMLYLEARCIYITKGAGVQGLQNGSISCIGIPGAVPSGIRAVLAENLITTMLDLEVASGNDQTFSHSDIRRTARMLMQMVPGTDFIFSGYSATPNYDNMFAGSNFDAEDFDDYNIIQRDLKVDGGLRPVVEDEIVAIRNKAARVLQAVFRELGLPEITDEEVTAATYAHGSKDMPDRNVVEDLKAAGEMLTRGITGVDVVKALHKNGYLDVAQNVLNMLKQRVSGDYLHTSAIINKDFEVISAVNDLNDYSGPGTGYRISEERWNEIKDIPNAIKPDSI; from the coding sequence ATGAAGTCAAAAAGATTTGAAGTCCTAAGAAACAGACCGGTAAATCAGGATGGATTCGTTGCTGAATGGCCGGAGGTAGGATTTATCGCTATGAACGGACCAAATGATCCCAAGCCCGGAGTAAAGGTGCAAAATGGCGAAATAGTAGAGCTGGACGGTAAAAGGAAAGAAGATTTTGATTCGATAGATATGTTTATAGCAAAATATTCGATTAATATAGAAAAAGCAGAGGAAGTAATGAAAATGGATTCACAGAAGCTGGCAAACATGCTTTGTGATCCTAATGTGCCCCGTACTAAGCTGATAGAGATAACTACTGCCATGACTCCGGGGAAAATAGTAGAAGTTTTGGGACATATGAATGTACTGGAAATGATGATGGCGCTTCAAAAAATGCGTGCCAGAAAAACACCGGCAAATCAGTGTCATGTTACCAGTGTAAAGGATAATCCCGTTCAGATTGCTGCAGAAGCAGCAGAAGCAGCAGTAAGAGGATTTGCCGAGGAAGAAACTACAGTGGGAATAGCAAGATACGCTCCTTTTAATGCTCTTGGACTGCTTATAGGTTCTCAGGTGGGAAGAGGAGGAATTCTCACACAGTGTGCCCTTGAAGAAGCAACGGAACTTCTTCTGGGAATGAGAGGACTTACTTCATATGCAGAGACAATTTCTGTTTACGGAACAGAAGATGTCTTTACAGACGGTGACGACACTCCGTGGTCGAAGTCGTTTCTGGCATCTGCGTATGCGTCAAGAGGATTAAAAATGAGATTTACTTCCGGGACAGGTTCAGAGGTTCAGATGGGATATGCCGAAGGAAAGTCAATGCTTTATCTTGAGGCAAGATGTATATATATAACAAAAGGTGCAGGGGTACAGGGACTGCAGAACGGTTCCATAAGCTGTATCGGGATACCCGGGGCAGTACCTTCGGGAATACGTGCCGTGCTTGCGGAAAACCTTATAACAACAATGCTTGATCTGGAAGTAGCTTCCGGGAATGACCAGACTTTCTCGCATTCGGATATAAGAAGAACTGCGAGAATGCTTATGCAGATGGTTCCGGGGACAGATTTTATCTTTTCGGGATACAGTGCGACCCCTAATTATGATAATATGTTTGCCGGGTCAAATTTTGATGCTGAGGATTTTGATGATTATAATATTATACAAAGAGATCTGAAAGTAGACGGGGGTCTTCGTCCTGTAGTGGAAGACGAAATTGTGGCAATCAGAAATAAGGCTGCAAGAGTACTTCAGGCTGTATTCAGAGAACTGGGTCTTCCGGAAATTACTGATGAAGAGGTAACAGCAGCTACCTATGCACATGGAAGCAAGGATATGCCTGACAGAAATGTGGTGGAAGATCTGAAAGCAGCAGGAGAAATGCTGACAAGAGGTATAACCGGAGTGGATGTAGTAAAAGCTCTTCATAAAAATGGATATCTGGATGTAGCACAAAATGTGCTGAATATGCTGAAACAGAGAGTTTCCGGGGATTATCTTCATACATCGGCAATTATAAACAAGGATTTTGAAGTAATAAGTGCCGTGAATGATCTGAACGACTATTCCGGACCGGGAACCGGGTACAGAATAAGCGAAGAGCGTTGGAATGAGATAAAAGATATTCCAAATGCAATAAAACCTGATTCAATATAG